The DNA segment CATAAATTTTTTATACACCAAAAGCTCTTTATAGGTGGCGTATGTGCTTAAAAGTGGGACTTTTAAACGCCTGTGCTTTGGCAAGCTCTCTTTAAAATTAAAATTTGCTACAAAAAGTACAATGCCAATCATTGATAGTACAATAAAAATGCTGTGCCACTCTGCAAATTTGATCAAAATAGAGCCAAGTATTGGCGAAAGTATCGGAGCTAAAGAGTTTATAACCATCATAAGAGAGAAAAATTTCGTAAGCTCGTGTCCGCTGTAAAGGTCGCGGGCTATCGCACGTGATATTACAACGCTACCAGCTGATGAAAAGCCCTGAATAACTCGCATAAATATAAACATCTCAATGCTTTTTGTAAAAAATATAGCAATTGTGCTAATAGTATATATTATAAGCGAAATTGTTAATGGGAGTTTTCGTCCGAATTTATCGCTTATTGGCCCAATAAATAGCTGACCAATAGCAAGTCCAGCCATACTCGTCGTAAGTGTAAGCTGGGTCATTGAAGCACTCGTGTGAAAACTATGCGAAATAAGCGGAAGTGCCGGTAAATAAAGATCTATCACAAATGGACCAAATGCCGAGAGTGCACCTAAAAATAATAATAAAAAAATTTTTGAGTTGTGCTTGTCTTTCATATCTCTTGCTCTTTTAAGGATAGGTCAAAACTCTGCTTTATAAGATCATAAACAAGCCCTTTATTTATCTGAGGGCTGTCTAAATTTATGCTTATCCAGTGTCGTTTGTTCATATGATAGGCTGGCAAGAAGGTCTTATTATCCGTTAAAAGCACGATAAGCCCTGGCGGAAGTTTTAAATTTAAAAGCGTAATAGTGCCGTCAAAATCAACATCATCATACTTTATCTTCTCAACCTTCACGCTAAGTAAAAGTGCAAACCATTTTTTGCTGATCTTGTGGCGAAAAACCGAAACGCCAGGATGTTTTACAAAGATATTTTCAGGTGCAACTTTATATTTTGTTAAAATATGAGCTAAAATATCCTCTAATATCACTACTTATCCAAAAATTAAGCTTTATTTGCTCTTTCTATATACTCGCCCCTAACGGTATCAACGCGTATAACCTCGCCCTCTAGCACGTGAAATGGTATCTGAACAACCGCACCAGTTTCAAGGGTAGCTGGTTTTTTACCGCCTTGTGTGTCGCCTTTGAAATTTGGCGGAGTTTCTACGATTTTAAGCTCTACAACTTGTGGCACCTCAACGCCGATAGCCTTGCCGTTGTGAAACAAAATATCAACCATCATTCCGTCTATCATCCACTTTTTAGCGTCGCCGACATCTTCGTCTTCAATAGCCACCTGCTCGTAAGTTACTGTATCCATAAACTGACAGTATTCGCCATCATCATAAAGATATTGCATCTGCTTCTCTTCTAAATTTGGCTGTTCACACTTATCTCCTGCGTGGAAAGTCTTTTCAAGAACTTTGCCGTCGATAAACGACTTTATTTTTGCACGAACAAATGCTGCACCCTTGCCAGGTTTTACGTGCTGATACTCAACTATTTTGTATGGTATGCCGTCTATTTCGATTTTTAGACCCTTTTTTAAATCGCCCATTGAATATGAAGCCATATTTTCTCCTTGTAAATTTTAAGGTTTGGATTATATCAAATAAAACTTTAAGCTAAAATTTGAGCTAGTCGCTCTTTTATATCATCGCCCCACTCACTTACACTTAAAATACCGCCATTTTCGCAAATTTTAGTATCGACAACACCGCAATACTCACTAAGTGCATTTTTGTATCCTCTACGGATAGTGGCTTGTCTGCCTTGCAAAAAACCAGCACCAGCTAAAATCAAAACCCCAAGATCAAAGCCAAATTTTATCTTAGATGATGAACCTGAACGTATCCACGATAAAAATATCTCATCGTGACGTAAATTTAAAGCTCCTATGCCATCAGGAACGACTATCATATCCGCACCATACAGGCTCTCGCCGTAAATTTCAGGCTGAATTTTAAGCCCAAATTCATCAACTATCTCGGGTTTAAAGGCACAAGTTTTAATACGTGCATTTTCAAACGTTCGCAGATAACCAAGAATTTGCGAAAAGCCTATTAAATTCATCTTATCATACATAACGACCGCTATATTCATACTAGCCCTTTATCTTAGTGAAGTGCCTCGTTTAGCTTTATAGCACGTTTTGAAACACTTGCGATGATTTGCCCTGTTTGGCTATTTTGTCTAAAATGAAGTCCATTTAAATTTGCAAGTTCTAGTCCTTTATAAAGCTCTCTATCAAAGCTAAATTTAGGATTTATCTCGCTTAAAGCCTTTCTATCTTTCTCGCTTATAAATACCTTTGTGCCCTCTAAAATCGCAATACCAGCATCAACAATACACTTATCGCCAAGCGGTATGCCAGTAACTGAGTTTGCACCAAGTAAGCAGTTTTTACCGATACCAACTGGATTGCCATTTGTCCCGCTTAATACGCCTAAAATTGACGCACCGCCGCCCACATCTGAGCCCTCGCCCACGACAACAGAGCTACTTACCCTGCCCTCTACCATTACGCTACCGGTCGTGCCAGCGTTAAAATTCACATAAGCAGCGCCCGGCATTATGGTTGTGCCAGCACTTAGGCTTGCACCCATTCTTACTTTTGATGTTTCAAGAATTCTCGTATTATCAGCTGGTATTACGTGGCTTAAAAAGCGTGGGAATTTATCTACACTTAAAATCGCTGGATACTCGCCTCTCATTTTTAGCTCTATCTCATTTTGGCGTAAGTATTCAAGCTCAATTGGTTTGCCATTTATATCCCAAGCTACGTTTTTTAGCACCCCAAACGCCCCGTCAAGGCAAAGTGAGCGAAGTTCTGCCTTGTTTTGGCTTAAAAGATAGAGTTTTAGATAGACCGCCTCAACACTCTTTGGCTTCTCATCGCTAAATAAAAATGCTACCCTGAATTTGCTCTCATTTTGTGCATTTTCAAGCTCATTTAAAACCGCTCTAACTAGCTTTACATTTTGGTGTTTTTCTATCTCACTCTCAAAAACTTTAAACAAATCCCACGCTTTAAGCGCCACATCTTTACTAAAATCAGCTACAAATTCGCTACCGCTAAAATCCACGCTCACACCGCGCTCTCTTAACGCCTTAATGATAACAGCCGCGCTTAAATAGCTCTCTTTGAAATTTACAACCGCATAATTTACCGATAAAATCGCACTTTTATCTACCACGCCACGCTCTACTCTGCCAATAGCAAAAGCGATAGGGTCTTTATATCCAGCCTCATCTCTTACGCTTTGAGCGATTTTTGTAAAATTATCTACTAAATTACTCATTCTTTTCTCCTTAAATTTTGCTAGAGTTTAGCAAAAAGTAGTTTAAAGTAAGAAAATTTTGTATTTTAAAATAAAGTCATTTAGTATCTAGCCTCAAAAGAGATAGCAAAATTTCTACGTGGTGCCGTATAGCGTTTTGAACCCTCTGCTTTATCTCCGACAGATCCCTGATTTCCGTTGTATTCTATTTGACGTAGATTTTCCCAAGTTGAATATTTTTTGTTAAATAGATTAAACACACCAAAATTTATACTGAAATTTTTACTTATCTTATAGCCTGCAGTTAGATCAAAAATAACATAGCTCTTGCTTAGATGCGGATATTCCTCGGGGTTAAATGGTGTCATTTCGCCCGTATCTCTGTTTAAAGAACTGCTCACCAATGACTGATTTGGTACAATCATGTACATGGCATCTTTTGGCTTTTTTCTAGCTACATATTTACTAGTTAATAACACATCAAGTTTTTCACCGCTATATCCAAGTCCAAATATCGCAGTAAATGGCTGAACCGCTAGTAAAGATGTTCCATTGTTTTTGCTACCCTTTTGATAAGTTGCTTTAAGTGTAGTATAGTATTCTCTAGGCAAATTAATAAGATCGCCATTAAATCGCGAGTTTATTTCTATACCTTTAATATAAGCTCTATCTATATTTATTTGCCTATATGTCAAATCTTTTAAAAAATAAAACGTTTTTCCATTCCAACTATTATATGAACCTATCGTAGCATCATAAGAGGTATCTATAAAATCTTTATATCTTGTATAAAAAACACTGGCTGTTACAGCGTAGCTTTCACCATCTTTTAGTATACTAAGTTCATGATTTTGCGCTCTTTCTGGCTTTAAATCCAAATTTCTACTATATACGGCAGTTCCAGCGTCTCGCATCTCAAAATACATCTCTTCAACTTTTGGTGCTTTAAATCCAGTGCTATAACTATAAGATAGTGTTGTTTGTGGCATAACTTCATAATCAATGCCAAATTGATATGTTAGGGCTTTAAATTTTGTATCATCTATGTTTTCAGGCTTATGTTTTTTGCTATTTTCATAAGGCAATTGTGCCTCTTGTGGTTTATAATGATATTTATCAAATCTAGCACCAAAATTCATGCTTAATTTATCGCTTAATATAATGTCATCATTTAAATATACATACAAAAGCTCGCTTTTAACTGGCTGTTGGTATGTAAAAATATTAGTTGTTACTTTTGCTGGTGTATGGTAATGGTTATATCTTGTTTGTCTGTTAATATTTTTAAAGATGCCATTATGATAACCCATGCCAAAGCTAGGTATATGAGATATATTTGCTGTGTTAAATTCACTAAAAATTCCATTCACATCAAATTGATTTCTATCTTGATAAAAATCATAAGATCTATACAAATCAAGTTTATTTGCTATATTGTATGGATAACTCATATACTGATTGCTTGTAGATTTTTGATTAACTCTTTGTTTTGAAAAACTAGCTTTTAAATAGTTTACCAAACTGTCTTGGCTTGACATATACTCATAGTAAAAGCCATATCGCTTATATGGTATCTTTTCTTTAAAAGTTCTTCTATTTGTACTTGCTACGGCATTACTCTTTTGTTCTGTAAAATAGTCCTGTTTTAAATCCTCATAAAAGGTGTTAAAAAAATGGCTATCAGCAAACCTGTAACCAAATTTTGCGAGTCTTGAATGTGTCGTAAAATCCACCGGGTCTGGTAAAATTCTACCATAGCCACATAGATGTGGGTATTTGTGATTTATGGGGCCACTTGTACTAGTGCCACAAAATGGGACATCATCAACCTTTCCACTATAAGAATTCTTAGTCTCCTTTCCCTTTTTGTATGTGTATTGAAAGAGTGCTTCAATGCCATTATGCTTCACACCCCCCCCCATAACTTGCTTAAACTCACTATTTTTTGAAGCATAGGCAGTTTTACTGTATACTCCAAATGCTTCTCCATCACGCACAAAGTCATCTACATTTTTTGTCCGCATAGATACACTCCCACCTATAGCACCACTACCCTTTGTAAGAGAGTTTGCACCCTTGCTAAATTCAATGCTTCCTAAATTTTCAATCTCGGTGCTGTTTCTATTGCCATTCATAAGACCCTTATCGTAGTAAAATTTAGGCATAAAGCTTTCAACAGCCTCCATTCCATCTACTTTAACCGAAACCCTATCACTATCAACTCCACGTATAGCATAGCCATTATTTCCGCTTCTACCACCCTCAGTAACTGTTATGCCAGTTTCATTTCTAACCAAATCCCTTTCGTTATAAATCTGCCCCCTTTTAATATCACTCTTATTTAGCTGAGATTTTTTAGATGATATATTATTAGCCGTGACACTAATCTCATCAAGACTGACTTCCTCGGTTGCAAAAAGTAAATTAGTCGCAATTATTAGTAGTATACCACTGCAATATCGCATAAAATCTCCTTAAAATTTTAAACTAAGGTAAGGATTATAACGATTTTTTTATTAATAAAAACTGATTTTTAATATCAATATTAAATAGTAAATTTAGCGTAAATGCGATATATTTATATGTAATAAGATATTTATGTGCGCTATATTTTTGATTTTAAATATTATATAGAAGCTAAAATTTTCTCTGCCACAAGGCGTGGGTTTTGGGCTTTATAAATTGGACGTCCAACCACGATAAAATCGCTTAAATTTTCTTTTGCTGTGTTTAAATCAGCTACTCTTTCTTGATCGTCCGTGCTTTCGCCAAATGGACGAATTCCGGGCGTTAGGGTTATAAATTTTGCACTTGTGGCGTCCTTTATCATCTTGCTTTCAAAGACTGAACAAACCATACCATCAAGCCCGGCACTATAAGCACTAAGGCTAAATTTTCGCACCGCATTTTTAATGCTATCGTTATAAACCGCTCTAAACTCATCATCGCTAAAACTAGTCAGTGCCGATACGCCAAGCACGAGTGGGCGACGTGGCAGGGCATTTAGACGTGCCATCACCTCGCTCATCGCACGCACACCAGCACTTGCGTGAATATTTATCATATCAACGTTTAAATTTGCAATAACCTGGGCAGCGTCGGCTGTAGTGTTTGGTATGTCGTAAATTTTAAGATCAAGAAAAATTTTAAAACCCAAATTTTTAAGCTCATTAACAAACTCCGCCCCATCGCGTAAATACGCCCTAAGCCCCACTTTTAGCCACAAATCAAGCCCAAGAAGGCTTTTAGCAAGGGCTAAATTTTCATCACGACTAGCCATATCAAGGGCGACGCAAAGTTTCATTTTATCGCACCCAAAACGCCATTTATAAATCGTGGACTGGTATCACTTGTAAGCTCTTTTGCAAGTTCAACCGCTTCATTGATGATAACAGCTCTGTCCGTATCGCCAAGGCTCATCTCAAAAATGGCAAGTCTTAAAATCGCCCTCTCAACCACGCCGACTTTGCTGATATCGCCGTCTTTTAGGTGTGATTTTAAAATTTCATCAATCTCATTTTGCTTAGCTAAAATTTGCCTAAACGTATCACTCGCCTGAGTTTTTCGCTCGTTTCGTATCTTTTTTTCTTCTAAAAACTCATCTATAAACTCATCGCTACTACTGCCCATTTCGTGTGCGTAAAGTAGCGAAACTACCGCTTGTCTAGCCTGATGACGAGTAGCCATTTTACGCCTTTAAGCTTTTATAAAGGCTAAGCATTTCAATAACGCCAGTCATCGCCTCAAAGCCCTTGTTGCCGGCTTTTGAACCAGCTCTTTCAATGGCTTGTTCAATATTATCAACCGTTAAAACGCCAAAAGTTACTGGTAGTCCGTATTTTAGCGTGATGTTTGCAATGCCCTTTGTGGTTTCAGCTGAAACGTAGTCAAAGTGCGGTGTAGAGCCACGAATAACCGCTCCCACGCAACACACGGCGTCAAATTTACCGCTCTCAAGCACCTTTTGTAGTGCCATAGGAATTTCAAACGCACCTGGCACTAAAATCAGACTTAAATTCGCCTCATCTCCGCCGTGGCGTAAAAACGCATCACGCGCACCTTCAACCAAGCGGTCGGTTATGATGTGATTAAACCTTGCGTTTATTATCGCAACTCTCTCATCTCCATTTAAGCGTAGTTTGCCTTCAATTATTTTCATTTTTGTCCTTACTCTTAAATTTGTTCTTTTGCTTTTAAAATTGAAACATCTATTCTATTATTTTTTATATTAAAGTTTTTTATTATGTGTCGCTGGGTCTCAGGTGACCAGTAAATTTTAAGATATTTTTTAGATCTTGTAATAGCGGTATAAAAAATACTGTGCGTAATATTTTCTTCCATTTCTCTCGTAATTACTATCTTTACACTTTCGTATTCTAGCCCTTGAGACTTATGTATAGAAACAGCGTATGCGAGCATAAATGGAAGTTTTTCTTGCTCATCATCATTATCTGTATTTATATTTTTATCTACGCTAAAACCAACAATGCTTTTAGTATCATTTTTAGAAATTAATTTCAACCCAGCGGTAAAAGAGTGGTTTTCTTCAAAAATTTTATCAACTTCAATCTCAAAATAGAGCTTGTTTTGTTCATTTTGATCTACAATATTTATTATTTTACCTTTAAGATTATTATGCAAATCACTTATAAAAAAATTATTATCTACAAACAAAATCGGATCATCTACTTTAAATTCAAAATTACCTATCTC comes from the Campylobacter mucosalis genome and includes:
- a CDS encoding multidrug effflux MFS transporter: MKDKHNSKIFLLLFLGALSAFGPFVIDLYLPALPLISHSFHTSASMTQLTLTTSMAGLAIGQLFIGPISDKFGRKLPLTISLIIYTISTIAIFFTKSIEMFIFMRVIQGFSSAGSVVISRAIARDLYSGHELTKFFSLMMVINSLAPILSPILGSILIKFAEWHSIFIVLSMIGIVLFVANFNFKESLPKHRRLKVPLLSTYATYKELLVYKKFMIFVGILTFALGSMFAYIAASPFIFQEFYALSSTEFAICFGANGLSLTIGAFIASRIKEKSALSVGIFGLMVSCLYLAFVLNFKLGVLFVIFGFFIQMFFSGFIFPTASALAMNCGQNYAGSASAMLGFFPFLLGGIVSPMVGLGDIFLSTTIVIGGCFLGAFMLFLISKKYLK
- a CDS encoding MmcQ/YjbR family DNA-binding protein; its protein translation is MILEDILAHILTKYKVAPENIFVKHPGVSVFRHKISKKWFALLLSVKVEKIKYDDVDFDGTITLLNLKLPPGLIVLLTDNKTFLPAYHMNKRHWISINLDSPQINKGLVYDLIKQSFDLSLKEQEI
- the efp gene encoding elongation factor P, which codes for MASYSMGDLKKGLKIEIDGIPYKIVEYQHVKPGKGAAFVRAKIKSFIDGKVLEKTFHAGDKCEQPNLEEKQMQYLYDDGEYCQFMDTVTYEQVAIEDEDVGDAKKWMIDGMMVDILFHNGKAIGVEVPQVVELKIVETPPNFKGDTQGGKKPATLETGAVVQIPFHVLEGEVIRVDTVRGEYIERANKA
- a CDS encoding tetrahydrodipicolinate N-succinyltransferase N-terminal domain-containing protein; the protein is MSNLVDNFTKIAQSVRDEAGYKDPIAFAIGRVERGVVDKSAILSVNYAVVNFKESYLSAAVIIKALRERGVSVDFSGSEFVADFSKDVALKAWDLFKVFESEIEKHQNVKLVRAVLNELENAQNESKFRVAFLFSDEKPKSVEAVYLKLYLLSQNKAELRSLCLDGAFGVLKNVAWDINGKPIELEYLRQNEIELKMRGEYPAILSVDKFPRFLSHVIPADNTRILETSKVRMGASLSAGTTIMPGAAYVNFNAGTTGSVMVEGRVSSSVVVGEGSDVGGGASILGVLSGTNGNPVGIGKNCLLGANSVTGIPLGDKCIVDAGIAILEGTKVFISEKDRKALSEINPKFSFDRELYKGLELANLNGLHFRQNSQTGQIIASVSKRAIKLNEALH
- a CDS encoding TonB-dependent hemoglobin/transferrin/lactoferrin family receptor — translated: MRYCSGILLIIATNLLFATEEVSLDEISVTANNISSKKSQLNKSDIKRGQIYNERDLVRNETGITVTEGGRSGNNGYAIRGVDSDRVSVKVDGMEAVESFMPKFYYDKGLMNGNRNSTEIENLGSIEFSKGANSLTKGSGAIGGSVSMRTKNVDDFVRDGEAFGVYSKTAYASKNSEFKQVMGGGVKHNGIEALFQYTYKKGKETKNSYSGKVDDVPFCGTSTSGPINHKYPHLCGYGRILPDPVDFTTHSRLAKFGYRFADSHFFNTFYEDLKQDYFTEQKSNAVASTNRRTFKEKIPYKRYGFYYEYMSSQDSLVNYLKASFSKQRVNQKSTSNQYMSYPYNIANKLDLYRSYDFYQDRNQFDVNGIFSEFNTANISHIPSFGMGYHNGIFKNINRQTRYNHYHTPAKVTTNIFTYQQPVKSELLYVYLNDDIILSDKLSMNFGARFDKYHYKPQEAQLPYENSKKHKPENIDDTKFKALTYQFGIDYEVMPQTTLSYSYSTGFKAPKVEEMYFEMRDAGTAVYSRNLDLKPERAQNHELSILKDGESYAVTASVFYTRYKDFIDTSYDATIGSYNSWNGKTFYFLKDLTYRQINIDRAYIKGIEINSRFNGDLINLPREYYTTLKATYQKGSKNNGTSLLAVQPFTAIFGLGYSGEKLDVLLTSKYVARKKPKDAMYMIVPNQSLVSSSLNRDTGEMTPFNPEEYPHLSKSYVIFDLTAGYKISKNFSINFGVFNLFNKKYSTWENLRQIEYNGNQGSVGDKAEGSKRYTAPRRNFAISFEARY
- the pyrF gene encoding orotidine-5'-phosphate decarboxylase, with translation MKLCVALDMASRDENLALAKSLLGLDLWLKVGLRAYLRDGAEFVNELKNLGFKIFLDLKIYDIPNTTADAAQVIANLNVDMINIHASAGVRAMSEVMARLNALPRRPLVLGVSALTSFSDDEFRAVYNDSIKNAVRKFSLSAYSAGLDGMVCSVFESKMIKDATSAKFITLTPGIRPFGESTDDQERVADLNTAKENLSDFIVVGRPIYKAQNPRLVAEKILASI
- the nusB gene encoding transcription antitermination factor NusB, encoding MATRHQARQAVVSLLYAHEMGSSSDEFIDEFLEEKKIRNERKTQASDTFRQILAKQNEIDEILKSHLKDGDISKVGVVERAILRLAIFEMSLGDTDRAVIINEAVELAKELTSDTSPRFINGVLGAIK
- the ribH gene encoding 6,7-dimethyl-8-ribityllumazine synthase, coding for MKIIEGKLRLNGDERVAIINARFNHIITDRLVEGARDAFLRHGGDEANLSLILVPGAFEIPMALQKVLESGKFDAVCCVGAVIRGSTPHFDYVSAETTKGIANITLKYGLPVTFGVLTVDNIEQAIERAGSKAGNKGFEAMTGVIEMLSLYKSLKA